The region CCAGCGCCCTGCGCCGATTACACAAATCTTCTTTCCCATTTATCCTATCACCACGCGTTGTCCTCCCGGTAAATTGTCATTAAGTTTTCGACCTTGAAGATTCAAGATCCAAAACTATTAAATGAAAATCCTGTTAATCGGCACAATATAAGGATATTAGCCGGTGGTTGAAATAACTTTTACAGAGAAGGAAGAATCTTTACTGAAGCTCTTCTATCAGTTCGCGAATCTCATTAATCCGGACCGGCTTCCTCAGTATTCTCTCAGCCGGGGGAGGTGCGTTCGCAGGAAGAGTTTCATGGCTCGGCAGTCCTGTAATTACCGCCGCAGGAAGCTTGGGATACAATGCGTGCACCTGCTGTAAGAACTCCCATCCTCCCATTTCCGGCATGTTGATGTCGGTGAATACGATGTCGATCTCCTCGCTTGCGAGAATCTTTAAGCCCTCTTTCCCGTCTCCTGCAAGATATACACTGTGGCCATCTCTGATCAAAACCCTTTTCATAATTTTACGAAATGCAGGCTCATCATCAACGACAAGTATTCGGACACTGACACCTTTTTCTCTTCTTATAGTTACAATCATTCTATGTCAATTTTTTACGACTTATATTGCCCGGAGGTTCCCATAAAGGACATTAAATCTATAAATATTATGCTGATTTGCAAGAAAAAAGTGGCTTTCAACAATAAATTTTCGATTTTATTTAAAAGTCAGTATTTTAATAGTTTGCTTCAGTAGATGTATATCGGATTCACTAATATCATCTTATTATGCGCCGTACTTCTGCTTTCCCCTTCTATCTTGACTCTCACGCACAATCAGAGTAATTTCTATCAAGCTCATAAGCAATGCCACCCTAGCTCAGTTGGTAGAGCAGCCGCCTCGTAAGCGGCAGGTCGTCGGTTCGACTCCGATGGGTGGCTCAATCCATCGCTTCTATTTAAATTATCCTCAATTACTTGCTTTACGCAGTTGTAAATTGCCAACAAATCAAGTACTTTATCGTAGTATTAACAGGCTTTTATGATTATGGATCTCTTTACCAAAAAGAACTCGGCTGATAGTGATGCAGCGGCCCCGCTCGCCGATCGGGTGCGACCGAGTACGATTGACACGTTCTTCGGGCATTCAGAATATCTCGATAAGGGCAAATTACTTCACAATCTGCTGAAAAACCGTGGGATTATCAGCGTTCTGCTTTGGGGGCCTCCGGGCACGGGAAAAACAACTCTCGCAAGGATATTAGCAAAAAACGCCGGGGCAGACTTCCGGCAGATATCAGCGGTCGATTCAGGCGTAAAAGAGCTGCGAGAGATAATAAAACTCGGCGAAGCAAATAAATTAAACGGAATAACTACTGTACTTTTCATAGACGAAATTCACCGATTCAATAAGGCTCAACAGGATGGGTTGTTATCAGCGGTAGAAAGCGGAACCTTGATCCTGATAGGCGCAACCACAGAAAACCCATCGTTCGAAGTAATTTCGCCGTTATTATCAAGAACACGTGTTATCAGACTTAACTCACTTTCAGACAAAGACATGAAATCCATATTAGACAATGCCTTAACTAATGATTCTCTGCTGGCTGAACTTGAACCGGTGATTGAGCAAAAAGCTGTCAAGCTCCTGATTGAATCAAGCAACGGCGATGCAAGACGAATGCTTAATACATTGGAATTATCAATTCGACTCGCGGGTCGGAATTCCCGCATTACTACTAAAACAGTGTCCGAAGCGCTTTTGACTCGTACACCCGGATATGATAAAAAGGGTGAGAACCATTACGACTTGATATCAGCATTTATTAAAAGCGTTCGCGGTTCAGACCCGGACGCAGCGGTATATTGGTTGGCACGGATGCTTGACGGCGGTGAAGATCCCAAGTTTATAGCGCGAAGAATGATTATTCTTGCCTCGGAAGACATCGGAAATGCTGATCCGTTAGGCATTGTATTAGCAAATAGCGCTTTCTCGGCAGTCGAAAAGATCGGGATGCCCGAAGCGCGCATAGTCTTATCCCAGGCGGCTACTTACCTTTCGGGCTCTCCCAAAAGCAATGCGGCGTATGTGGCTATAGATAAAGCATTTGATGAAATAAAAACCGGTAAAGAATATCCCGTTCCCCTTCATCTACGGAATGCACCCACAAAATTGATGAAAGAAGAAGGTTATTCCGAAGGATATATCTATCCACACGATTCACCGGATCATTTTGCCGAGCAAGAATATCTTCCGCCGGAACTTTCGAACAAAATATTCTATGAACCCTCCGAAGAGGGGCACGAACGAAAAATCGGTGAACGTCTTGCTCTTCTGTGGAATAAGCGCAAGAGATAGCAATCACGTTAACGAGTAAACGGCGCTGTTTGATTGTTCTTGTTCTGATTCATGCAAGTTTCGATTTGGGCTTTTCTCAAAAATCCGGCACGGGTGTTTTAAACCTCATTCACGCGGATGAGTTGATCACTTTCCGGGTTCAGGGGAAACAGTTCAGAAAGGCTGTCGGCAACGTGATATTTCGACAGGGAAGCACCGAAATGAAAAGCGATCAGGCCGAGTTCTTACCTAACCTGAATTGGGCTAAATTCAGCGGCAACGTAAAAATTACTGATCCCGGGAGAACATTAACCGCATTGCAGGTGATCTACCGTACGAATGAAGACCTGATGATAGCGACCGGTAACGTTTTAATAATTAGGGAGGAAAGCAGGCTTTCCGCTGACAGCATTTACTATTATCGAAGGGACAAGATTTCTATAGGCATGGGAAATGCTAAGCTGATCAGGGATGGAACTGAAATATATTCCGATAAAATCAGATATGACGAAATCCGAAAATCTGCCCGTGCCGAAGGAAACGCCCTGTTGAAAAACATTGAAGATAAAACCGAGCTTCGCGCCGGTATCATCGATTATGATCTGAACCTTGATTCTCTCACGGCAACCGTCGATCCTTTTTTGATCAAAGTTGACAGTACAGACGGTGATACTCTCTTCATTCGGAGCATCAGTATAACCGGAAACAATGCAATTTCAACTTATTATGCGCACGACTCGGTTAGGATAGACAGGCTTCAACTCCACGCCGAATCGCAATCCGCAGAATACAACGCAACGGCGGATATTATTACTCTATCAGAGGATCCGTTTGCTGTTCAGGGCGGAGAGAAACTTATGGGAGATCAAATTTTAATGCTGCTCGAGGAACAGAAAGTTACTCAAATATACGTTCCTCAGAACGCTCGAACCGAATCAAAGCGTGAATTGCTTGTCCGCCGACCTGCCGAAAAATCGCTGTCATCCGATACAACAGACAGTTTAGAACTTAAACTCACGCGTCAACTCGTCGTTGACCGGTTGAACGCAAAAACGCTTCGAATGTATATCAAAGATAACAATGTAAACAGGATAGTGGCGGCTGGAATGGCTTCGAGCGAATATCATATGGATGAAGACGGTGTGCTGCAGGGGATAAATAAGGTTTCCGGCGATACGATAGTCATCGGGTTTATTGATAACGATATCCGATCAATTCTCGTTCTGGGCGGAGCCAGAGGCACATTCTTTCCCGATAAATATGCTCAGGGAGCCGATACAACGATAAAATATAGCGCCGAAACTATCTTGTATAACATTCCGAGAGAGATAACTCGCCTGAAAACAAAATCCACAGTTCAATATCAAGATCTCACTCTCAATGCCGATGAAGTTCTGGTTGATTGGTCCAGCTCTATTCTTACAGCAACCGGCGATGAGATTACCGCGCCGGATTCTGTTATTGAAATCAGCGGTGACTCCACAATGACCATAGGCATTCCCGAGCTAATCCAAAAGGGGAATAAACCTGTTTATGGGAAGGAGATGGAATATAACCTCCTGACCCGGCGCGGCAAAATCCGTTCAGGAGAAACACGATTTCAGGACGGTTATTACACGGGAGAGACGATACTTAGGCTGGGCCCGGATATTATGACTATCAATCATGGTTATTACACCACCTGTGACCTGGATGAACCGCATTTCTACTTCAAAAGCAGGCAGATGAAACTGATAGTCAAAGATAAGGTAATAGCCCGCCCTGTGGTATTATATATAAGTGACGTTCCGGTTTTTGCCCTGCCGTTCGGGGTGTTCCCGAATAGAGGCGGGCGACACACCGGGATACTGATTCCTTCATACGGCGAAACGGGCTCTGACGGGAGGTTCCTCAGGGGCGGCGGTCTATACTGGGCTGGGAGCCAATATCACGATGCGACATTCATCGTAGATTTTTTTGATAAAAAGGGAACTCTATTTCGCGGAAGCTCAAATTACAAAAAAAGGTACACCCTTAACGGCGGAATTTCCGCGTCGTTGACTCCGAAATCGTTCAGTGACCAGAACAGAAGAAGGTGGGACCTGACGTGGAATCACACTCAAAAAATCGATCCGACTACAAACCTGAGGGGAAACGCAAGGTTTGTCTCCGACGAACGGTTTTATGACGACCTGTCGTCGAACAGAAACAGCCGGCTGAATCAACAGCTGCGATCCAATCTTACGCTAAACAAACGATGGGAGGGCAGCGGAAACGCTCTGTCCATGAATCTATCCCGAACTGAAAACTTGCAATCAAAGATTATAACCGGAAACCTTCCGGACTCTAATTTGCGCCTGTCCGAGGTGCTTCCGAGCTTTAATTTTCGTGTGGGAAGGAAACAGCTTTTCAAACCGAGCAGAGGCGATGACCAACGTTGGTTCAATTCGATTTACTATTCCTACTCAAACAACGGTGAGAGAAAACGCTCTGTAACTACTATCATTGACACGATTCACACTAACACTACTGTCATTGACACCATATTCACGGAGAAAGAAGACGTAAAGCAAAAAATCACGCACTCGATCTCAATAAACAGCCCGCAGAAAGTATTCAAATACTTCACTTTTGACCCGAACTTCAACTACAGCGAGGGCTGGATAAACGAATGGTTTGAGCCGGAAAAAGATGATGCGGGAGTTTTCTTATACGATAAAAACGGAAAAATCGAGACGACCAAAAAGGGTACGTTTAAGGCGAGGCGCACTTTTTCCACCGGGTTTCGTATGGCTACTAAAATTTACGGAAACTTTGCTCCTCGAATCGGCGCGCTTTCCTCGATAAGACACGTGATCACTCCTTCAATCGGATTCCGGTATACGCCTGATTTCAGCACCGATTTATACGGTTATTTTACAACAGGCGTTGATTCTCTCGGTAATGAGGTTCGATATGATCTGTTCCAGGGTTCTGCCATCGGATCGACCCCATCTAAAGAAACCAGAGTATTGAATTATAGCATCAGCAACACTTTTCAGGCAAAACTGCATGAAGCCGAGGAGAACGAAAGAAAAATTGAGCTGTTCAGTTTGAATCTAAACGGAGGCTATAATTATACGGCCGAGTTCAGGAAAATGAGCCCGCTTTCAGCTTCCTTCCGCACAAAATTTATCCCCGGAGCAAGCCTTGATATCTCTTCAAGATATAATTTCTATCGATGGATCGACGGAAGCATATCAAACGAATTCAGAGTCATTCCACGCCTGACGAATCTGACGTTCTCCACCAGTTTTTCTCTATCCGGAGACAGGAGAACCAGGACGGACGTGCTCCGGTCGGATGCCGTTGAACAATATGCTTCGGACAATATGGACGACAGGTTTGAACAATTGAAATTTAACGACCTTGCCGGAGAAACATGGAATTCAAGAATATCCTTGAGCTACGCGTTGAATAAATCCAATCCTGACCTGACCTCAAAAACCTTCTGGCTGAGAGGAGACCTGAATTTTAGTCCTACAAGGGGATGGTCTGTAGGTTATAATTACAACCTGGATCTTATCAGAAAAATAATCACAAACCACAGCGTAAACGTGCAACGCGATTTACATTGCTGGCGATTCTCCCTTAACTGGACTCCATCAGGTCCGGGGGCCGGCTATTACTTTATAGTTAATGTGAAATCCTCCCATCTAAGCGATCTCAAGATTGAGGAACGCGGCGGCAGGAGCAGCCTGTTCGGCAGGTAAGGATCCCGTTTAAAATAAATGCCCTCAAAATCATACCTGAAGCTTGTTAGATCGCTGCAAAAGAAAAAACATAGAAACGAACTTTCTCTGTTTCTGGTAGAGGGAGTCCGGAATTGTGAAGAACTAAAACGTTCTAAATTCATTGCCGACAGAATATTGTACACATCTCGGGTTCTATCCAATAAACGAGCTCAAACCCTGATAGACGGCTATAGCTCGGCGGGAGTGGAGTGTGAAGAAATATCACCCGAAGAGATGAATTCAATTTCAGACGCGGTTTCTGCTCAGGGGATGGTTGCCGTTGTCCGGATACCGCAAGAAATCGGTGAATTTGATGAAAACATGAATTCAGCTGTCTGTCTTGTAACAATATCTGATCCGGGTAATCTCGGTACTATCATCCGGACGGCCTCATGGTTTGGAATCGATGCAATTTTTATTTCGGACGATTCGGTAGATTTATATAATCCGAAAGTCGTACGCTCCTCCGCCGGAGCCATATTCCAAATTCCGATTTTTACCGGCGTGGATCCTTACGGTTTGATGGTTGATTCTAAAAGTAAAGGGTTTTCAACTATCGCAGCGGTTCCACATGGCGGCGAGAATATATACCATTTCACTTTTCCCGGTAAATCCGTTTTGTTTTTCGGCTCGGAAGCAGCCGGATTATCTGAAGAGATCACTTCTTCATCTGACAATCAAATTTCCATTCCGTTGCTCGGTAAGGGTGAATCTCTGAACATCGCTGTTGCTTTTGGTATAGTAATCGGAGTTATGAGTAAAACTTCATAGACCTTTTACTACTCGCAGCGCTTTTCAAGGTTTTCATTCATTAACTCGTTATCTAAAGTATTGACTTACTTAAGGGCTGAAAATAACTTATAATATCTACGTTATGGATATTAGAACAACACCTGATAAAAAGTCCGCCATGTGGATTTCCGTGCTCAGTGTCATCTTTGCCTTCGGAGTCGCCGCCTTGATCGCTCTGTTTCTGTTCCCCGTCTTCGGAATGGGAACCGTACGGTGGGTAGCCCTCATATTTGGGGAGGCGCTTATTATAGTGCCGGCGCTCATTTATGTTCGGTCGCGACACTACGATCTGCAAAAAAGCTTCAGATTGGCAACGCCACCGTCAGGCACGCTGCCTCTCGCTGCGCTAATAGGAATATCCATTCAACCCATAGCGGATGAGCTCGACAAACTATTTTCTCAGCTGTTCTCTATGCCCGAGCAGGTTCAAGAATATTTACAGAAAGCCCTTGATGCGTTCAAAATTGATAATTTGGGTTCTTTGGTGTTGATCACGCTCGGTGCTGTTATTATAGCAGCGATAACGGAGGAAATATTGTTTCGCGGATTTTTACAAAGCGCCTTCGAGCGTGACGGCTCTCCCTTCAGAGCGGTACTGATTTCCAGCCTGGTTTTTGCCGTTGTTCATTTCTCGCCGCAATTTTTTCAGATATTTCTGCTGGGCTCACTGCTCGGCTATATGGCGCTTAGAACCGATAGCCTGTACCCCGGCATCCTCCTTCATATGGTAAATAACGGAATAGCCATTACTTTCATAAATATTAACACTGAAAATTATTCGTTTTACAGTATGGGAAATCACGTATCACCATTGATACTTATCCCGTCAATATTGATATTTGTAGCATCGCTGAAATCGTTTCACACAAAAACAGCGGCACGAATAATAATTAAAAGTTCAAACCTTGAAGCAGTCTCTTAGGAATTTGGGTTATGGCGGCAGAAGTTTACAATAACATACTCGAACTTATCGGAAATACACCCATTGTGAAGCTCAATAAAGTTGTCAAAAAGAAAGGTGCTGAGGTATTCGCGAAATTAGAATACTTAAATCCCGGCTCAAGCCTCAAAGACAGGATCGCAACTTATATCCTGGATGATGCTGTCGAAAGCGGCAAATTAAAACCCGGCGGAACAATTGTTGAAGCGACAAGCGGGAATACGGGTGCGGGACTCGCAATCGCCGCCGCCGTATTAGGATACAATACGATTTTTGTAATGCCTGATAAAGTATCAAAAGAAAAAATACAGCTTTTGAAGGCATTGGGGGCGGAGGTGATAATTACTCCGACCGCCGTGGCGCCCGATTCACCCGAAAGTTATTACTCCGTGGCCAAAAAGGTTACTTCCGATACTCCTAATGCTTTTCTTTCCAACCAATATTTCAACCAGGCGAATCCGAAAGCGCATTACGAGACAACCGGACCTGAAATTTGGGAGCAGATGGGAAGTGAACTGGACGTCTTTGTATGCGGATTGGGTACTGGCGGTACAATAAGCGGCGTTGGAAAGTATTTGAAAGAAAAGAATCCTGATATAAAGATTATCGGCGCCGACCCTTACGGATCGATTTTGAAGACATTTAAGGAAAGCGAGGTTTTGACCCAGGGAACTCCCTATCTCGTGGAGGGAATAGGAGAAGACATCATACCGGGCACTCTTCATTTGAAGTATGTGGATGAAATAATAAATGTTACGGACCGTGATTCGTTCAGAATGTCCAGACGGCTCACCCGCGAAGAGGGAATTTTTTGCGGCGGCTCCTCCGGGACGATTGCGCATGTTGCAGTAAACATTGCTTCTAAAATGAAGTCCGGAGAAAAAGTTCTTTGTATTATCCCTGACACCGGCGAGAGGTATTTATCGAAGCACCACTCGGACGAGTGGATGAGGGAAAAGCGGCTCCTTGGATCCGAGCTGACCACTGTTCGGTTGATATACGAAACTAAACCGGATAAAATTCCTCCCCTTCTATCCGTAAGCAAAGACCAATACGTAAAAGATGCGTTAAAACTCATGAACGAATATAATGTTTCACAAATTCCCGTGATTGATGACAACGACTCCATCGGCTGTGTTCGGGAGAACAGGCTCCTCAGTAAGGTTCTTGACGATTCTGAGAACGTTAATCTGTTGATAGGAGAAATTATGGACAAGCCGTTACCGGTAATTGACGAAAGCAGCAATATAAAAAGCGCATCGAAAACCCTGAAAAAATCACCCGCTGCGCTTGTCCGCGACAGGGGAAAGATTGTGGGAATTATAACAAGGTTCGATATTCTTGAATTCACCGCCCATCTGGAATAACTGATGCAGCCTCCTGAATCACACGTATTGTTAGACACTTACCGCAAGCTTATCCGGCGCGGCGCCACGAAGCATATATTGAATATGTTCAATAAAACCCACCCGGCGGATACGGCGGTATTGTTCAGGCATTTTTCTCAAAAAGAAAGAATAATACTTTTCTCAAACATGTCGCCGGAATATGCTGCTGAAGTAACGCGGGAATTGGATGAGACGCTGATTGTGGAGCTGCTGACCCAAAGCCAGGCAAATGATATCGTTATGTTGTTAAAACACATTCCCTCGGATGATGAAGCTGATATACTCGGCATTCTCCCCGAAGACTTGGTTGATGAAATACTCAACCTGTTGAAGGTGGAAGAAACAAGCGAAATGGAAGAACTCCTCAAATACGACCCGCTTTCCGCCGGTGGTATTATGACTCCCCAATATTTCGCACTAAATGAAACGACCAGCGTGCAGGATGCCATAGACTCGCTCCAAAAATCCGAAGAAGCCGAAATGGCATTTTATCTCTATGTTACTGACGACAGGAACCACCTCGTGGGCGTTGTTTCGCTCAGGCAGCTCATCACAAACCTACCCACAATGAAGCTTTCCGAGATAATGAACGAAAAGCCGATATCCGTAACGACGGAGATAGAACAGGGTGAAGTCGCAAAGCTTGTTTCGAGATACAACATCATCGCGATACCGGTAGTGGATTCTGAGAACAAATTACTGGGTATAATTACCGTAGATGACATAATTGACGTCATAAGAGAAGAAGCTACGGAAGATTTTTTCAGAATGGCAGGCGCTGGAAAGGACAGGGAGATATTGCTGAAATCAACTTTTGGGGCGGCAAAATTACGATTCCCCTG is a window of Candidatus Neomarinimicrobiota bacterium DNA encoding:
- a CDS encoding response regulator; the protein is MIVTIRREKGVSVRILVVDDEPAFRKIMKRVLIRDGHSVYLAGDGKEGLKILASEEIDIVFTDINMPEMGGWEFLQQVHALYPKLPAAVITGLPSHETLPANAPPPAERILRKPVRINEIRELIEELQ
- a CDS encoding replication-associated recombination protein A, with translation MDLFTKKNSADSDAAAPLADRVRPSTIDTFFGHSEYLDKGKLLHNLLKNRGIISVLLWGPPGTGKTTLARILAKNAGADFRQISAVDSGVKELREIIKLGEANKLNGITTVLFIDEIHRFNKAQQDGLLSAVESGTLILIGATTENPSFEVISPLLSRTRVIRLNSLSDKDMKSILDNALTNDSLLAELEPVIEQKAVKLLIESSNGDARRMLNTLELSIRLAGRNSRITTKTVSEALLTRTPGYDKKGENHYDLISAFIKSVRGSDPDAAVYWLARMLDGGEDPKFIARRMIILASEDIGNADPLGIVLANSAFSAVEKIGMPEARIVLSQAATYLSGSPKSNAAYVAIDKAFDEIKTGKEYPVPLHLRNAPTKLMKEEGYSEGYIYPHDSPDHFAEQEYLPPELSNKIFYEPSEEGHERKIGERLALLWNKRKR
- a CDS encoding RNA methyltransferase, which encodes MPSKSYLKLVRSLQKKKHRNELSLFLVEGVRNCEELKRSKFIADRILYTSRVLSNKRAQTLIDGYSSAGVECEEISPEEMNSISDAVSAQGMVAVVRIPQEIGEFDENMNSAVCLVTISDPGNLGTIIRTASWFGIDAIFISDDSVDLYNPKVVRSSAGAIFQIPIFTGVDPYGLMVDSKSKGFSTIAAVPHGGENIYHFTFPGKSVLFFGSEAAGLSEEITSSSDNQISIPLLGKGESLNIAVAFGIVIGVMSKTS
- a CDS encoding CPBP family intramembrane metalloprotease — translated: MDIRTTPDKKSAMWISVLSVIFAFGVAALIALFLFPVFGMGTVRWVALIFGEALIIVPALIYVRSRHYDLQKSFRLATPPSGTLPLAALIGISIQPIADELDKLFSQLFSMPEQVQEYLQKALDAFKIDNLGSLVLITLGAVIIAAITEEILFRGFLQSAFERDGSPFRAVLISSLVFAVVHFSPQFFQIFLLGSLLGYMALRTDSLYPGILLHMVNNGIAITFININTENYSFYSMGNHVSPLILIPSILIFVASLKSFHTKTAARIIIKSSNLEAVS
- a CDS encoding cystathionine beta-synthase, whose translation is MAAEVYNNILELIGNTPIVKLNKVVKKKGAEVFAKLEYLNPGSSLKDRIATYILDDAVESGKLKPGGTIVEATSGNTGAGLAIAAAVLGYNTIFVMPDKVSKEKIQLLKALGAEVIITPTAVAPDSPESYYSVAKKVTSDTPNAFLSNQYFNQANPKAHYETTGPEIWEQMGSELDVFVCGLGTGGTISGVGKYLKEKNPDIKIIGADPYGSILKTFKESEVLTQGTPYLVEGIGEDIIPGTLHLKYVDEIINVTDRDSFRMSRRLTREEGIFCGGSSGTIAHVAVNIASKMKSGEKVLCIIPDTGERYLSKHHSDEWMREKRLLGSELTTVRLIYETKPDKIPPLLSVSKDQYVKDALKLMNEYNVSQIPVIDDNDSIGCVRENRLLSKVLDDSENVNLLIGEIMDKPLPVIDESSNIKSASKTLKKSPAALVRDRGKIVGIITRFDILEFTAHLE
- the mgtE gene encoding magnesium transporter, translated to MQPPESHVLLDTYRKLIRRGATKHILNMFNKTHPADTAVLFRHFSQKERIILFSNMSPEYAAEVTRELDETLIVELLTQSQANDIVMLLKHIPSDDEADILGILPEDLVDEILNLLKVEETSEMEELLKYDPLSAGGIMTPQYFALNETTSVQDAIDSLQKSEEAEMAFYLYVTDDRNHLVGVVSLRQLITNLPTMKLSEIMNEKPISVTTEIEQGEVAKLVSRYNIIAIPVVDSENKLLGIITVDDIIDVIREEATEDFFRMAGAGKDREILLKSTFGAAKLRFPWLLATWLGGIMASLIIGLYKDFLANWIIIAAYMPIIVGMGGNIGTQSSTIIVRGLATGRVTFKSSWNILIKEMRVGLLLGVTYGVLLTIFAGYFFEANLTIGLAAGIGILSSMALATLTGTMAPILLQRFNIDPAVAAGPFVTTSIDILGIALYLYVAASMLE